From the genome of Candidatus Eisenbacteria bacterium, one region includes:
- a CDS encoding CsgG/HfaB family protein, producing MCLRGGSLLFLALTLFSSYPSWAGGRWYDFYNDGLRMMKEENWQGAIAEFTKAVAVESNDAQKIRTYGVNFVEYFPHREMGICYFNLGDFQNAISELERSMKTVFSARAREYLEKAKAASGGAGQAVTAPPKVIPQETQVPSQGPSITITKPLENETMATSKLTVQGFAVDGNSVTSVTVNGIPVKVLQGKRVDFSQDVALRPGENTITVSSANSRGVSSTKSVMVRIAEEKARKVGSKLSVAVLPFEAKGGAQTLGEMVLDKLTTSLVNLQRFNVMERSKLEELLKEQKLGMTGVIDASTAAQVGKNIGVEGIFLGSVSLSGNLASIDARLIDTASGSILSARDVSSSTSTIENVKKMVDDLVQKVANDIPILAGTVIQVEGDLVYLDIGSNRGTRKGMKFVIYREGEPIKHPVTGEVLGTKIEELGDVAITEPMDRMCAALVVRRIGGTIEVGSKAITK from the coding sequence TTGTGTCTAAGGGGAGGATCGCTCCTCTTCCTCGCTCTCACGTTGTTCTCCTCCTACCCGTCTTGGGCCGGCGGCAGATGGTACGACTTCTACAACGACGGCCTTCGGATGATGAAAGAAGAGAACTGGCAGGGCGCCATCGCAGAGTTCACAAAAGCCGTTGCTGTCGAGTCCAACGATGCGCAGAAAATCCGCACATACGGAGTCAATTTCGTGGAGTACTTCCCTCACAGGGAGATGGGAATCTGCTACTTCAATCTTGGAGATTTTCAGAACGCGATCAGCGAGCTTGAAAGATCGATGAAGACGGTGTTCTCTGCCCGGGCGCGGGAGTACCTCGAAAAAGCCAAGGCCGCCTCCGGAGGCGCGGGACAGGCAGTCACGGCGCCGCCAAAGGTCATTCCTCAGGAAACTCAGGTACCATCACAGGGGCCTTCCATCACGATCACGAAGCCCCTTGAGAATGAGACTATGGCAACTTCGAAACTGACGGTTCAGGGCTTTGCCGTTGACGGAAACAGCGTCACTTCTGTGACAGTAAATGGGATACCGGTGAAGGTGCTTCAGGGGAAGAGGGTGGACTTCAGTCAGGACGTGGCTCTTAGGCCCGGTGAGAATACGATTACCGTTTCTTCTGCTAACTCACGGGGAGTTTCTTCCACGAAGTCAGTGATGGTGAGAATCGCTGAAGAGAAAGCCAGGAAAGTTGGCTCCAAACTCAGCGTCGCTGTTCTTCCTTTCGAGGCCAAGGGGGGGGCGCAGACCCTTGGCGAGATGGTGCTGGATAAGCTCACTACATCTCTCGTCAATCTGCAGAGATTCAATGTTATGGAACGGAGCAAACTCGAAGAACTTCTGAAAGAGCAGAAGCTCGGAATGACAGGCGTTATTGACGCATCAACCGCTGCCCAGGTAGGTAAGAACATCGGAGTCGAGGGAATCTTCCTGGGGAGCGTTAGTCTTTCCGGGAATCTTGCCAGTATTGATGCAAGGCTAATTGACACTGCCTCAGGCTCGATATTGAGTGCAAGAGATGTTTCCTCCAGCACCTCCACGATAGAGAATGTCAAGAAGATGGTTGATGACCTTGTCCAGAAGGTTGCGAATGATATCCCGATCCTCGCTGGAACTGTAATCCAGGTTGAAGGCGATCTAGTCTACCTGGACATCGGATCGAACCGCGGGACAAGGAAGGGAATGAAATTTGTGATCTACAGGGAGGGTGAACCAATCAAGCACCCCGTCACCGGAGAAGTCCTCGGTACGAAAATCGAAGAGTTGGGTGATGTGGCTATCACAGAACCCATGGACAGGATGTGTGCCGCACTAGTTGTGAGAAGAATCGGCGGAACTATTGAAGTAGGGAGTAAAGCTATCACCAAGTGA